A region from the Actinoplanes sp. OR16 genome encodes:
- a CDS encoding acetyl-CoA acetyltransferase, with amino-acid sequence MTYNSDDLDPRTPIVVGVGQVSELLDSPAYQRRSPVDLAADATREALADTGANTAAVTAAIDTIAATRQFENSTPMARAPLGRSDNFPRSVAGRLGANPRRAVLEVVGGQSPQHLVNEFAAVIAAGDAEVVVLTGSEAISTIEAFAKAEDKPDFTEHAEGDLEDRGYGLKGLMSMHQASHGLTDAPSQYALFDNARRARLKLSREEYAQAIGELFAPFTKVAAANPHSSAPVERSAAELVTPTAANRLIADPYTRYVVARDKVNQGASVVLMSMAAAKRLGVPTDRWVFLPGHADLRERDLMDRADLSSSPASVLAARHALDVAGIGFDELAFIDLYSCFPSPVFNLADAFGLKPDDPRGLTVTGGLPFFGGAGNNYSMHAIAEIVQRVRRQPGSYGFVGANGGSMNKYSAGVYTTTPSQWRADDSAALQAEVNAWPAPVEARRADGWATIETYTVKHGRDGTRTGVVIGRLESDGRRFVALAEDAGLLAAEQPIGQRVHVHSTGKGNRVTAAAPPPAATAVLQDRYDHILVRRDGHLLEVTINRPDARNSLHPMANEELDHAFDAYFADDELWVAILTGAGEKAFCAGNDLIYSGSGKPMWGPANGFAGLTSRRSMPKPVIAAVNGFAMGGGCEIALACHLVVADETARFALSEVKVGLIAGAGGVVRLPRMLPPKLANEMILTGRRLGAEEALSYGLVNRVTPAGGALRGARELAAEILEGSPTSVRISLQVMEETRGIPDVVDAVTHHSPALDELMLTEDAIEGLTAFAQKRKPNWKNR; translated from the coding sequence ACCCGGCAGTTCGAGAACTCGACGCCGATGGCCCGCGCGCCGCTGGGCCGCTCGGACAACTTCCCGCGCTCGGTCGCCGGCCGACTCGGCGCGAACCCGCGGCGGGCCGTGCTGGAGGTGGTCGGCGGTCAGAGCCCGCAGCACCTGGTCAACGAGTTCGCCGCGGTCATCGCCGCCGGTGACGCCGAGGTTGTCGTGCTGACCGGCTCGGAGGCGATCTCGACGATCGAGGCGTTCGCGAAGGCCGAGGACAAGCCGGACTTCACCGAGCACGCCGAGGGTGACCTGGAGGACCGCGGCTACGGGCTCAAGGGCCTGATGTCGATGCACCAGGCGTCGCACGGGCTCACCGACGCCCCCAGCCAGTACGCGCTCTTCGACAACGCCCGCCGGGCCCGCCTCAAGCTGTCCCGCGAGGAGTACGCGCAGGCCATCGGCGAGCTGTTCGCCCCGTTCACGAAGGTCGCGGCCGCCAATCCGCACTCGTCGGCACCGGTCGAGCGGTCCGCCGCCGAGTTGGTCACGCCGACCGCGGCGAACCGGCTGATCGCCGACCCCTACACGCGCTACGTCGTTGCGCGGGACAAGGTCAACCAGGGTGCTTCCGTCGTCCTGATGTCGATGGCCGCAGCGAAGCGTCTCGGCGTGCCCACCGACCGCTGGGTCTTCCTGCCCGGCCACGCCGACCTGCGCGAACGTGACCTGATGGATCGCGCCGACCTGTCCTCGTCGCCGGCCTCCGTGCTCGCCGCGCGGCATGCCCTCGACGTGGCCGGCATCGGCTTCGACGAGCTGGCCTTCATCGACCTCTACAGCTGCTTCCCGTCGCCGGTGTTCAACCTCGCCGACGCGTTCGGGCTGAAGCCGGACGATCCGCGCGGCCTGACCGTGACCGGTGGCCTGCCGTTCTTCGGCGGCGCGGGCAACAACTACTCGATGCACGCGATCGCCGAGATCGTGCAGCGCGTGCGCCGGCAACCGGGCAGCTACGGCTTCGTCGGCGCCAACGGCGGCTCGATGAACAAGTACTCCGCCGGCGTCTACACGACCACGCCGAGCCAGTGGCGGGCCGACGACAGCGCCGCGCTGCAGGCCGAGGTGAACGCGTGGCCGGCGCCGGTCGAGGCGCGCCGGGCCGACGGGTGGGCGACCATCGAGACGTACACGGTCAAGCACGGCCGCGACGGCACGCGCACCGGTGTCGTCATCGGACGCCTGGAATCCGACGGACGGCGTTTCGTCGCGCTCGCCGAGGACGCCGGCCTTCTCGCCGCCGAGCAGCCGATCGGTCAGCGCGTCCACGTGCACTCCACCGGCAAGGGCAACCGGGTTACCGCTGCCGCACCGCCGCCGGCGGCGACGGCGGTGCTCCAGGATCGATACGACCACATCCTCGTACGCCGGGACGGCCACCTTCTGGAAGTCACGATCAACAGGCCCGATGCCCGCAACAGCCTGCATCCGATGGCCAACGAGGAGCTGGACCACGCGTTCGACGCCTATTTCGCCGACGACGAACTATGGGTGGCGATCCTGACCGGCGCCGGGGAGAAGGCGTTCTGTGCCGGCAACGACCTGATCTACTCGGGTTCGGGCAAGCCGATGTGGGGCCCCGCGAACGGATTCGCCGGGCTGACCAGCCGCCGGTCCATGCCGAAGCCGGTGATCGCCGCGGTCAACGGGTTCGCGATGGGCGGTGGTTGCGAGATCGCCCTGGCCTGTCATCTGGTCGTCGCCGACGAGACCGCTCGTTTCGCGCTCAGTGAGGTCAAGGTGGGTCTGATCGCCGGGGCCGGTGGTGTGGTGCGGCTGCCGCGGATGCTGCCGCCGAAGCTGGCCAACGAGATGATCCTGACCGGCCGTCGTCTGGGCGCCGAGGAGGCGCTCTCCTATGGCCTGGTCAACCGGGTCACCCCGGCCGGCGGCGCTCTGCGGGGTGCGCGGGAGCTCGCTGCTGAGATCTTGGAGGGTTCGCCGACCTCCGTACGCATCTCCCTGCAGGTCATGGAGGAGACGCGCGGCATCCCGGACGTCGTCGACGCGGTCACCCACCACAGCCCGGCCCTGGACGAGTTGATGCTGACCGAGGACGCGATCGAGGGACTGACCGCCTTCGCCCAGAAACGCAAGCCGAACTGGAAGAACCGCTGA
- a CDS encoding LysR family transcriptional regulator, translating to MDIQQLRCFQAVAEELHFGRAAERLHMTASPVSRMVKDLERELGADLFIRGYHRIQLTPAGHELARRVPPLLAELDRLRSEIPLVAAGGDRVVRLGASYMSPPVILDAVVESAEKAGARRAVEVTLAPSADLLPQLTRGELDAVLVHLPVEDPGVMSLPLARYRFLVAMRRDDPLACHEVISVGDLADRTVVFMPLTLQPAAMGHLRDELVAKGLRRLRIIANADTTMIATHVRRTGDLTFTLAPSTGGSARIYDDPAFAVVPVTDGPSFGLGLVWRADRAGDPVVHGLVDAVRDRWPDGEVTI from the coding sequence GTGGACATCCAGCAGCTGCGTTGCTTCCAGGCCGTCGCCGAGGAGTTGCACTTCGGGCGGGCCGCCGAGCGGCTGCACATGACCGCCTCCCCGGTCAGCCGGATGGTCAAGGACCTGGAACGCGAACTCGGCGCCGACCTGTTCATCCGGGGATACCACCGGATCCAGCTCACCCCGGCAGGCCACGAACTGGCCCGCCGGGTTCCGCCCCTGCTCGCCGAGCTCGACCGGCTGCGCAGCGAGATCCCGCTCGTCGCGGCCGGCGGGGACCGGGTCGTGCGGCTCGGTGCGTCGTACATGTCTCCGCCGGTCATCCTCGACGCCGTCGTGGAATCCGCCGAGAAGGCCGGCGCCCGCCGGGCCGTGGAAGTGACCCTCGCGCCCTCGGCCGATCTGCTTCCCCAGCTCACCCGCGGGGAACTCGACGCCGTCCTGGTCCACCTGCCGGTCGAGGACCCGGGAGTCATGTCGTTGCCGCTGGCCCGCTACCGGTTCCTGGTCGCGATGCGCCGCGACGACCCACTCGCCTGCCACGAGGTGATCAGCGTCGGCGACCTCGCCGACCGGACCGTGGTCTTCATGCCGCTCACCCTGCAGCCGGCCGCCATGGGACACCTGCGTGACGAGCTGGTCGCCAAGGGCCTGCGCCGGCTGCGCATCATCGCCAACGCCGACACCACGATGATCGCCACGCACGTGCGCCGCACCGGCGACCTCACCTTCACCCTCGCGCCGTCCACCGGTGGATCAGCACGGATCTACGACGACCCGGCGTTCGCGGTGGTGCCGGTGACCGACGGGCCGAGCTTCGGCCTCGGCCTGGTCTGGCGCGCCGACCGCGCCGGCGATCCGGTGGTGCACGGCCTGGTCGACGCCGTCCGCGACCGCTGGCCCGACGGCGAGGTCACGATCTGA